One window of Leifsonia sp. AK011 genomic DNA carries:
- a CDS encoding acyltransferase — translation MLTTDWGPSRREWMDVLRGLAVIMVVVTHTVRLVQYYDEPVPVLPMIVNILTPLRMPLLFLLSGMLVPRSLAKGTWGYLKGKLSKVLYPYVLWTIILAFLTAFSVSVFVFPDLLHLLFVESATPLWFLGYLLLYYLIALLCRWVHPLIIAVAAVGLSMLPIDGEWARFWYQAVAFFIGVALGPFITGFEKFLTNRALCAVLFVGALAAMTIQTLVGESAQGVIWKVAVTLAFFVGAAGLVMPIAGSRAFRPIRYIGERTIKVYILHWPFIVYPLIWLTTNTDLALRWLIPITFLVGIVPPIIITVLADRYRAVEWFFEWNPRPRLGRAPLKDEERSQSKS, via the coding sequence ATGCTGACGACTGACTGGGGCCCCAGCCGCCGCGAGTGGATGGATGTGCTTCGCGGCCTCGCGGTCATCATGGTGGTCGTCACCCACACCGTTCGTCTCGTGCAGTACTACGACGAGCCCGTGCCCGTCCTGCCGATGATCGTCAACATCCTTACCCCGCTGAGGATGCCACTCCTCTTCCTGTTGTCCGGCATGCTTGTGCCGCGCTCCCTCGCGAAGGGCACCTGGGGGTACCTCAAGGGCAAGCTCTCGAAGGTCCTCTATCCGTACGTGCTCTGGACGATCATCCTCGCGTTCCTGACCGCCTTCTCGGTGAGCGTTTTCGTCTTCCCCGATCTCCTCCACCTGCTGTTCGTGGAATCGGCCACTCCGCTGTGGTTCCTCGGGTATCTGCTGCTGTACTACCTGATCGCGCTGCTCTGCAGGTGGGTGCATCCGCTGATCATCGCTGTCGCCGCGGTCGGACTCAGCATGCTGCCCATCGACGGTGAGTGGGCGCGGTTTTGGTACCAGGCTGTCGCCTTCTTCATCGGCGTCGCTCTTGGGCCCTTCATCACAGGGTTCGAGAAGTTCCTGACGAACCGTGCACTTTGCGCGGTGCTCTTCGTCGGCGCGCTCGCTGCCATGACGATCCAGACTCTTGTCGGCGAGTCAGCCCAGGGGGTGATCTGGAAGGTGGCGGTCACGCTGGCCTTCTTCGTGGGCGCGGCCGGTCTCGTCATGCCCATCGCGGGCTCACGCGCTTTCCGCCCCATCCGTTACATCGGCGAACGGACGATCAAGGTCTACATCCTCCACTGGCCCTTCATCGTCTACCCGCTCATCTGGTTGACAACGAACACCGACCTCGCGCTCCGCTGGCTGATTCCGATCACCTTCCTGGTCGGAATCGTGCCTCCCATCATCATCACGGTCCTCGCGGATCGCTACCGTGCGGTCGAGTGGTTCTTCGAGTGGAACCCCCGTCCTCGCCTCGGGCGGGCGCCCCTGAAAGACGAGGAACGGAGCCAATCGAAAAGCTGA
- a CDS encoding cell wall-binding repeat-containing protein codes for MKAALVGVAVGALTLTLGVTAVHADVPTQEPGVTLRVYQMPDAVFPQLCTLKSGQTPNVDKLMPTINFTSDADFGAERKFISHTIANLNIATAGSYTIRMTNDDGARLSLDGQQILNNDGYQDSTSVEATVTLTEGLHPLFVEHFEDDYGQRLHVQWKTPGSSSFVTIPNSALSTDAGVVRVTAPGIKYCEGAADTAGDGLRLDSVNPDYSLINLRPEGFQPKVSGLAFNADDELLVLTTGSVSAGGWVQNPAPGEIFLVEGATEADGPEDVTVTKIATGLKNPMGIDVIGDEIFVSERQQLTKLTDPDNDGQYDVKTKVADWPDGGNFHEFAFGLIHDDTNFYLNLSVAIDNGGATTNPQPAQNRGTSLAVNRTTGAVSFVAGGLRTPNGIAFGPDGERFAMDNQGGWLPASKLVHIKQDAFYNHYMNPAGPYDSNPVTAPVLWIPQNEIGNSPSTPIMLEEGTYAGQMLFGDVTYGGLQRGFLEEVDGEYQGAVFRHTAGLEVGVNRVIVGPDGALYIGGTGEGGNWGESGKLNYGLQKLDQAGQNAFDIKEMRVVEGGFELEYTEPISEETAADIVNGYRVKQWKYVPTPTYGGPKVGEETLTVSDATVSEDGTTVTLAIEGLQPGHVVHIRSPRPFDSESGKELWSTEAWYTLNSLPGYVAPADRGWYEAEEAAFLGSAGIASEHSGYSGLGFAAGIQNVGAGVTFTVSVEDAGTYPVNLRYANGPNPFDGNKNISLYVNGTKIGPWNLPRLGDWKTWGTVTRNLALDAGSNTITLKYDQGDDGNVNLDVLSVGAADICAPIDQPDGFRPLFDGTLASFDKWRLAGPGSFGRQDDCTLRTFGGLGLLWYTAEEFESYRLKLDWKQVADYNGGVFVGFPNPGNDPWVAVNQGYEIQIDATDEPDRTTGAIYTFQGANPEAVEASINPVGQWNQYDIVVQNNKIKIYLNGTLVNDFTSTDPARDLAQGFVGIQNHGNGETVYYRNVSIKELFAPDVTVETTLSPATPSGDNGWWTSPVTVTGSGESNIAGTVEVQQKVGDAAYAPLTEQLVISAEGSTTVKLKAVDSEGNESAEDTTEIKIDTVAPTATASLSGRQVVLSGSDATSGVASLEYRLSGDAADAWTTYEGGFLVGAGAETVTYRAIDNAGHVSEAQTLEIDAVIPGETVVERIAGSNRYTTATTISAQAYPDGADVVFIANGQNYPDALSAGPAAAFSGGPLLLVSPTAVPTEVFQEIERLDPSHIVVVGGTPSVSAAAYAELEGLPGTIERIAGDDRYETSRKIAQSVFGESGAETAYISTGLNFPDALTGGAAAGAHDAPVILVNGSAAELNTPTASLLEDLGVSTIKVLGSSASVSDGLFADLAEVATTERLAGANRYDTARAINADAFESADRVFLTTGTNFPDALAGSAWAASEGSPMFVVQPTCVPQGVLDDIEALGATTITLLGGLPSLNEQVASLTACG; via the coding sequence ATGAAAGCGGCGCTTGTCGGCGTTGCTGTCGGCGCACTAACCCTGACGCTCGGAGTCACGGCAGTTCACGCTGACGTGCCGACTCAGGAACCCGGCGTAACCCTGCGCGTGTACCAAATGCCCGATGCAGTCTTCCCCCAGCTCTGCACGTTGAAGTCCGGCCAGACGCCGAACGTCGACAAGCTCATGCCCACGATCAACTTCACCTCTGACGCCGACTTCGGTGCCGAGCGCAAGTTCATCAGCCACACGATCGCGAACCTCAACATCGCGACGGCTGGCTCCTACACGATTCGCATGACCAACGACGATGGGGCTCGCCTCTCGCTCGACGGCCAGCAGATCCTCAACAACGACGGCTACCAGGACTCCACGAGTGTCGAGGCCACGGTCACGCTGACCGAGGGCCTTCACCCGCTCTTCGTTGAGCACTTCGAGGACGACTACGGCCAGCGCCTCCACGTCCAGTGGAAGACTCCGGGTTCGAGCTCCTTCGTGACCATCCCGAACAGCGCACTGAGTACTGATGCTGGCGTGGTGCGAGTCACCGCCCCCGGCATCAAGTACTGCGAGGGCGCAGCCGACACTGCGGGAGACGGACTCCGCCTCGACAGCGTCAACCCGGACTACAGCCTCATCAACCTCCGCCCCGAGGGCTTCCAGCCCAAGGTCTCCGGACTGGCCTTCAACGCGGACGACGAGCTGCTCGTTCTTACCACCGGATCGGTGAGCGCCGGCGGCTGGGTGCAGAACCCTGCGCCCGGTGAGATCTTCCTCGTCGAGGGAGCCACCGAGGCGGACGGACCTGAGGATGTCACGGTCACCAAGATCGCGACGGGTCTCAAGAACCCCATGGGCATCGACGTCATCGGAGACGAGATCTTCGTGTCCGAGCGTCAGCAGCTCACGAAGCTCACGGACCCGGACAACGACGGCCAGTACGACGTGAAGACCAAGGTCGCGGACTGGCCGGATGGCGGCAACTTCCATGAGTTCGCCTTCGGTCTGATCCACGACGACACGAACTTCTACCTCAACCTGTCGGTCGCGATCGACAACGGTGGCGCGACCACGAACCCGCAGCCAGCACAGAACCGCGGAACGTCGCTTGCCGTGAACCGCACGACCGGTGCCGTGTCCTTCGTCGCCGGTGGTCTCCGCACCCCCAACGGCATCGCCTTCGGGCCTGACGGTGAGCGGTTCGCGATGGACAACCAGGGTGGCTGGCTTCCGGCATCCAAGCTCGTCCACATCAAGCAGGACGCGTTCTACAACCACTACATGAACCCGGCCGGTCCGTACGACTCGAACCCGGTGACGGCACCCGTCCTGTGGATTCCGCAGAACGAGATCGGCAACTCGCCGAGCACGCCCATCATGCTCGAGGAGGGCACGTACGCGGGCCAGATGCTCTTCGGTGACGTCACCTACGGTGGCCTCCAGCGCGGATTCCTCGAAGAGGTCGACGGCGAGTACCAGGGTGCGGTCTTCCGCCACACCGCCGGTCTCGAAGTCGGTGTCAACCGAGTGATCGTCGGCCCGGACGGTGCCCTCTACATCGGTGGAACCGGTGAGGGTGGCAACTGGGGCGAGAGCGGCAAGCTCAACTACGGCCTGCAGAAGCTCGATCAGGCTGGCCAGAACGCCTTCGACATCAAGGAGATGCGCGTCGTCGAGGGCGGCTTCGAGCTCGAGTACACCGAGCCGATCTCCGAGGAGACCGCCGCCGACATCGTCAACGGCTACCGGGTCAAGCAGTGGAAGTACGTCCCCACCCCGACCTACGGCGGCCCGAAGGTGGGCGAGGAGACCCTCACGGTCTCCGACGCCACGGTCTCGGAGGACGGCACGACCGTCACGCTGGCCATCGAGGGCCTGCAGCCCGGCCACGTCGTTCACATCCGTTCCCCGCGTCCGTTCGACTCGGAGTCCGGCAAGGAGCTGTGGAGCACCGAGGCCTGGTACACGCTGAACAGCCTGCCCGGCTACGTGGCACCCGCAGATCGCGGATGGTACGAGGCCGAAGAGGCGGCGTTCCTGGGTTCGGCCGGCATCGCGAGCGAGCACAGCGGTTACTCGGGTCTCGGCTTCGCCGCGGGCATCCAGAATGTCGGCGCCGGCGTGACCTTCACGGTCTCGGTGGAGGACGCGGGCACCTACCCGGTCAACCTGCGCTACGCCAACGGCCCCAACCCGTTCGACGGCAACAAGAACATCTCGCTCTACGTAAACGGCACGAAGATCGGTCCGTGGAACCTTCCCCGCCTCGGCGACTGGAAGACCTGGGGCACGGTCACGCGCAACCTCGCACTCGACGCGGGCTCGAACACCATCACGCTCAAGTACGACCAGGGCGATGACGGCAACGTGAACCTCGACGTGCTGTCGGTGGGTGCCGCGGACATCTGTGCCCCCATCGACCAGCCGGACGGCTTCCGTCCGCTGTTCGACGGCACGCTCGCGAGCTTCGACAAGTGGCGTCTCGCCGGCCCCGGCTCGTTCGGACGCCAGGACGACTGCACGCTGCGCACCTTCGGAGGCCTCGGCCTTCTCTGGTACACGGCTGAGGAGTTCGAGAGCTACCGGCTCAAGCTGGACTGGAAGCAGGTCGCTGACTACAACGGTGGCGTGTTCGTCGGATTCCCGAACCCGGGCAACGACCCCTGGGTCGCCGTCAACCAGGGCTACGAGATCCAGATCGACGCAACCGACGAGCCCGACCGCACGACCGGTGCCATCTACACCTTCCAGGGGGCCAACCCCGAGGCTGTCGAGGCTTCGATCAACCCGGTGGGCCAGTGGAACCAGTACGACATCGTCGTGCAGAACAACAAGATCAAGATCTACCTCAACGGCACTCTGGTGAACGACTTCACGAGCACGGACCCCGCACGGGACCTGGCTCAGGGCTTCGTCGGCATCCAGAACCACGGCAACGGCGAGACGGTCTACTACCGCAACGTCAGCATCAAGGAGCTGTTCGCTCCGGATGTCACGGTCGAGACCACCCTCTCGCCTGCGACCCCCAGCGGTGACAACGGCTGGTGGACCTCCCCGGTGACCGTGACCGGTTCCGGCGAGAGCAACATCGCAGGCACGGTCGAGGTGCAGCAGAAGGTCGGGGATGCAGCGTACGCGCCGCTCACCGAGCAGCTGGTGATCTCCGCCGAGGGTTCCACCACGGTGAAGCTCAAGGCGGTCGACTCCGAGGGCAACGAGTCCGCGGAGGACACGACGGAGATCAAGATCGACACCGTTGCTCCGACCGCGACCGCGTCGCTGTCGGGCCGCCAGGTTGTGCTCTCCGGGTCGGATGCCACGAGTGGCGTCGCATCCCTCGAGTACCGCTTGAGCGGGGATGCAGCGGATGCCTGGACTACCTACGAGGGCGGGTTCCTCGTCGGAGCCGGCGCTGAGACGGTCACGTATCGTGCGATCGACAACGCGGGTCACGTGTCCGAGGCGCAGACGCTCGAGATCGATGCCGTGATCCCGGGTGAGACCGTGGTGGAGCGCATTGCGGGCAGCAACCGCTACACGACCGCGACGACGATCTCGGCGCAGGCCTACCCGGATGGAGCTGACGTGGTGTTCATCGCCAACGGCCAGAACTACCCGGATGCCCTGTCGGCCGGTCCGGCGGCGGCCTTCTCCGGTGGTCCGCTCCTGCTCGTGTCGCCGACGGCCGTTCCGACGGAGGTCTTCCAGGAGATCGAGCGTCTCGACCCGTCGCACATCGTTGTGGTCGGTGGAACGCCGTCCGTCTCGGCGGCCGCGTACGCGGAGCTCGAGGGCCTTCCCGGCACGATCGAGCGCATCGCTGGTGACGACCGGTACGAGACATCCCGCAAGATCGCCCAGAGCGTCTTCGGGGAGTCCGGTGCCGAGACCGCCTACATCTCGACGGGGCTCAACTTCCCCGACGCGTTGACCGGTGGTGCGGCAGCGGGAGCACACGACGCGCCCGTCATCCTCGTGAACGGCAGTGCCGCGGAGCTCAACACCCCGACGGCGTCGCTCCTCGAGGACCTCGGTGTGTCGACGATCAAGGTGCTCGGTAGCTCGGCCAGCGTCTCGGATGGTCTGTTCGCAGACCTCGCCGAGGTCGCGACAACCGAGCGTCTCGCCGGTGCGAACCGCTACGACACGGCCCGCGCCATCAACGCGGACGCGTTCGAATCGGCTGACCGGGTGTTCCTGACGACGGGCACCAACTTCCCGGATGCACTCGCAGGTTCTGCGTGGGCAGCCTCGGAGGGTTCGCCGATGTTCGTTGTGCAGCCGACCTGTGTTCCGCAGGGCGTGCTCGACGACATCGAGGCGCTCGGTGCAACGACGATCACCCTCCTCGGTGGGTTGCCGTCGCTGAACGAGCAGGTCGCAAGCCTCACGGCCTGCGGCTAG
- a CDS encoding efflux RND transporter permease subunit, translating to MLASLGRFAARRRILVLVVWGVLFVAGLALSGVIFDNASEVPNAPTGAESLQVATVLDELSPEGETIIAVIEGEDFFDPALVASASDVLGDIRYTPGVVEVVDAYTGGGLTSDDQRSSLVVIELDQSLTQDEALELATTIRAKLHTIEPAEVLVGGELLSEQAFVDSAITGAAIGEGGALVILIVLLVIVLGGLRIGVLPVATALLTIVTALLVLSGVIEIVAVNEFAVNVITILGLGLAVDYSLLVISRFRDERQGDDSATVEELLARTVQSAGRAVLVSGLVVCISLVGMLLLGDPLLSGMAVGGAIAVLLATLAGVTFVPAYIAVVHRHIPAPGTRTWSRRWVRSSDRPRLLARLAASAQRRPVITTIASTVVLLILAAPLTTLTLGSSDIRSLPVGAEERQAYEATTTRFSELGVEPVTVLVDAGFDASGVSDLFDTIAALPGVIDAESVADLPPDVAAVDFTPAGDATGSDAQALVRDIRSLDSSVPFRVGGPAAELVDTIDHLVAMLPIAGGVVLVATFALLFALTRSIVIPIKTLLLNTLTIAATLGVVVAVFQWGWGAGVLGFAPWGAVDATTPLLIGLLAFGLSMDYAVFLLARIHEYWRARDPKVDPRVANDRAVLAGISASGPVVTLAALSIAIVFLGFAVGNLLAMKEVGIGMLVAVILDVTLIRGLLLPALMTLLGRWNWWAPAFGRTKQD from the coding sequence ATGCTCGCCTCACTCGGGCGATTCGCCGCCAGGCGACGCATTCTCGTGCTCGTCGTCTGGGGTGTGCTGTTCGTCGCAGGTCTCGCCCTCAGCGGTGTCATCTTCGACAACGCCTCAGAGGTTCCCAACGCGCCGACGGGTGCCGAATCCCTCCAGGTGGCCACGGTCCTCGATGAGCTCTCGCCGGAGGGCGAGACGATCATCGCGGTGATCGAGGGGGAGGACTTCTTCGACCCTGCACTCGTCGCCTCCGCGAGCGACGTTCTCGGAGACATCCGGTACACCCCGGGAGTCGTCGAGGTGGTGGACGCCTACACGGGCGGGGGACTCACGAGCGACGATCAGCGCAGTTCGCTGGTCGTGATCGAACTCGACCAGTCCCTCACGCAGGACGAGGCCCTCGAACTCGCGACGACCATTCGCGCGAAGCTGCACACGATCGAGCCGGCCGAGGTCCTCGTCGGCGGTGAACTGTTGAGCGAGCAGGCCTTCGTGGACAGCGCGATCACGGGCGCAGCCATCGGAGAGGGTGGGGCACTCGTCATCCTGATCGTTCTCCTGGTGATCGTGCTCGGCGGCCTTCGCATCGGGGTGTTGCCGGTCGCGACGGCGCTCCTCACCATCGTGACCGCACTGCTCGTGCTGAGCGGCGTGATCGAGATCGTTGCCGTCAACGAGTTCGCGGTGAACGTGATCACGATCCTCGGTCTGGGCCTCGCGGTCGACTACAGCCTCCTCGTGATCTCGCGCTTCCGCGATGAGAGGCAGGGGGATGACTCGGCCACCGTCGAGGAACTCCTCGCCCGCACCGTCCAATCCGCGGGCCGCGCGGTTCTCGTCTCCGGTCTCGTCGTCTGTATCTCGCTCGTCGGGATGCTGCTCCTCGGCGACCCCCTCCTCTCCGGTATGGCCGTGGGAGGTGCCATTGCGGTGCTGCTCGCGACCCTCGCGGGCGTCACCTTCGTGCCCGCGTACATCGCGGTCGTCCACCGCCACATCCCGGCTCCGGGCACGCGTACCTGGTCCAGGCGGTGGGTTCGATCGAGCGATCGACCTCGCCTTCTCGCGCGCCTCGCAGCGTCGGCCCAGCGTCGCCCCGTGATCACCACGATCGCCTCGACAGTCGTGCTCCTTATTCTTGCCGCGCCTCTCACGACCCTCACTCTCGGCAGCTCCGACATCCGATCGCTCCCGGTCGGCGCGGAGGAGCGTCAGGCGTACGAGGCGACGACGACACGGTTCTCCGAGCTCGGGGTGGAACCGGTCACGGTCCTCGTCGACGCCGGGTTCGACGCTTCAGGGGTCTCCGACCTCTTCGACACCATCGCGGCACTTCCCGGCGTGATCGACGCCGAGTCGGTCGCCGATCTTCCGCCGGACGTCGCGGCCGTGGACTTCACGCCGGCAGGGGATGCCACGGGCTCCGACGCGCAGGCCCTCGTGCGTGACATCCGTTCGCTCGACAGCTCTGTGCCGTTCAGGGTCGGTGGTCCCGCGGCCGAGCTCGTCGACACGATCGATCACCTCGTAGCGATGCTGCCGATAGCCGGGGGAGTGGTGCTCGTCGCGACCTTCGCCCTGCTCTTCGCGCTCACGCGGTCGATTGTCATCCCGATCAAGACCCTGCTGCTCAACACCCTCACGATCGCCGCGACGCTCGGCGTGGTCGTGGCCGTCTTCCAGTGGGGCTGGGGTGCAGGTGTCCTCGGCTTCGCCCCGTGGGGTGCCGTGGATGCCACAACCCCCCTGCTCATCGGGCTGCTGGCGTTCGGCCTCTCGATGGACTACGCCGTCTTCCTGCTCGCCCGAATCCACGAGTACTGGCGAGCGCGCGACCCGAAGGTAGATCCCCGCGTAGCGAATGACCGCGCCGTGCTGGCCGGAATCTCCGCAAGCGGTCCCGTGGTCACCCTGGCGGCCCTCTCGATCGCGATCGTGTTCCTGGGCTTCGCCGTGGGCAACCTCCTCGCGATGAAGGAGGTCGGCATCGGGATGCTCGTGGCAGTGATCCTCGACGTGACCCTCATCCGCGGTCTCCTGCTGCCCGCGCTCATGACCCTTCTCGGCCGCTGGAACTGGTGGGCACCCGCCTTCGGCCGCACGAAACAGGACTGA
- the rpsJ gene encoding 30S ribosomal protein S10, whose protein sequence is MAGQKIRIRLKSYDHEVIDSSARKIVDTVTRAGATVVGPVPLPTEKNVIAVIRSPHKYKDSREHFEKRTHKRLIDIIDPTPKAVDSLMRLDLPADVNIEIKL, encoded by the coding sequence ATGGCGGGACAGAAGATCCGCATTCGACTGAAGTCGTACGACCACGAGGTCATCGACTCGTCGGCACGCAAGATCGTCGACACGGTTACCCGCGCGGGTGCCACGGTGGTTGGCCCCGTGCCGCTGCCGACCGAGAAGAACGTGATCGCAGTGATCCGCTCCCCTCACAAGTACAAGGACAGCCGCGAGCACTTCGAGAAGCGCACCCACAAGCGGCTCATCGACATCATCGACCCGACGCCCAAGGCCGTCGATTCGCTCATGCGTCTCGACCTGCCTGCCGACGTCAACATCGAGATCAAGCTGTAG
- the rplC gene encoding 50S ribosomal protein L3: MSKNTKGLLGKKLGMTQVWDENNKLVPVTVVEITPNVVTQLRSQEVDGYTAVQIAYGQIDPRKVTQPLAGHFEKAGVTPRRHLTELRTDDTSEYSLGQELTVDIFEPGKKVDVVGTSKGKGFAGVMKRHNFKGVSASHGAHRNHRKPGSIGASSTPSRVFKGMRMAGRMGGDRVTVLNLTVHSVDLDKGILLVKGAVPGARGRIVFVRNAVKGA, translated from the coding sequence ATGTCTAAGAACACCAAGGGTCTGCTGGGCAAGAAGCTCGGCATGACGCAGGTCTGGGATGAGAACAACAAGCTCGTTCCCGTGACCGTCGTCGAGATCACCCCCAACGTTGTGACCCAGCTGCGCTCGCAGGAAGTCGATGGCTACACCGCGGTCCAGATCGCCTACGGCCAGATCGACCCGCGCAAGGTCACCCAGCCCCTCGCCGGCCACTTCGAGAAGGCCGGCGTCACGCCGCGCCGTCACCTAACGGAGCTGCGCACGGATGACACGAGCGAGTACTCGCTCGGCCAGGAACTCACGGTCGACATCTTCGAGCCCGGCAAGAAGGTCGACGTCGTCGGCACCAGCAAGGGCAAGGGTTTCGCCGGTGTCATGAAGCGCCACAACTTCAAGGGTGTCTCCGCCTCGCACGGTGCGCACCGCAACCACCGCAAGCCCGGCTCGATCGGTGCCTCCTCGACCCCCAGCCGTGTCTTCAAGGGCATGCGCATGGCGGGTCGCATGGGTGGCGACCGCGTCACCGTGCTGAACCTGACCGTCCACTCGGTCGACCTCGACAAGGGCATCCTGCTCGTCAAGGGCGCCGTACCCGGCGCTCGTGGTCGCATCGTCTTCGTCCGCAACGCAGTGAAGGGGGCGTAA